A region from the Onychostoma macrolepis isolate SWU-2019 chromosome 18, ASM1243209v1, whole genome shotgun sequence genome encodes:
- the LOC131524902 gene encoding chitin synthase chs-1-like isoform X6 gives MEQQQRHKLRQSWDVCREVPIIQDELKPRKRVQCLKLFSCAIVGVIVFALVLLSKTSFLLLITFGNNQTEIICSEQKPATLLGIGFVLVGPSVLLLLKSTWKFIFKSATMPSKKTLLWVLCVEFLVALGAAVLTIVAMPHFDIVTNVMILNSVSILSAVFQVVAKCLAKEKKWLIMLSVCSIFLTVTGYVFFAISYLVFESSLEINISIGLAIIATICVSVNWWENYSTLFAVSFLEDISRDIAQSRNVVCIISSLMRILVTSAVVGAYVPLSGREWKSVKLVFETVIVSLVVIQIASSALCRWFVVVACKMHALRCSFVLPMYLASITVLAVFLIPTSVRLPDSNQTSTCFENFQPKSSDSWLHLMLTDAIRTLNTRDIVVHKKTGGLVCLGCSALSWWLGLMLSTVYIWYLKIHRIERTQDLFVRPMFEGTFLEQSMLLNTRFEIRKRIKEKKCAKETIKVFLCATMWHETYDEMMKIIISMFRLDKYRPKTDKHSDVKFEFHIFFDDAFKDVDNERHANEYAEILVDVIKEVYTIFSEEDPCIFKQKAALPHQKIINTPYGGRLEYTLPKGNLMMVHLKDKTLIRHKKRWSQIMYLYYILGWRLNRQYFKEFEAGKKLDSLWERLKKDRENTYILALDGDTDFQPSAVMLLIDRLKLYPDVGAACGRIHPTGTGPMVWYQKFEYAVGHWLQKTAEHVFGCVLCSPGCFSLFRGAALMDDNVMKRYTTKASEASHYIQYDQGEDRWLCTLLLQQGWRVEYNAASDAYTNAPQDFKEFYNQRRRWGPSTMANTIDLLGSGGLTSQRNSSISKPYILYQIISMAASILGPATICLMISGDLVKQKTFLTPSGLFLIGMVVFYIITAALHPQEFSLVIYGLLYFLCIPSGYLLLVIYSIVNMNNVTWGTRETGSQTKTTAVDTIKKKVMNATCCKCPCLESEDLSEKTLPAEEITQRECEFQLSPHQTWIEQLQMKSYEFPLDESELASDEVDFWEELQKKYLEPFKENKEQQEKIADDLRELRNKVTFAFFFCNALWLVATFSLQAIGDSVSLKIPKIYLNGTYDPTEVFSLDPIALMFLLSFASLLLMQFVAMLYHRIYTLIHFVAYADTEIKSDRKQSHLSHQILDSNHQPETHGPDSALCFQNPSSEWQQQTLTLHLSPPRHVLVEHHGPHLPSACHQLHRNRTTRVLSHGKCKVVRTGEVAGKMSGCFVKMATNVHILYVKRESFSFTTPSAFSQR, from the exons ACATCATTTCTGCTTTTGATAACATTTGGGAACAATCAAACTGAGATTATATGTTCAGAACAAAAACCGGCCACCTTACTTGGGATTGGCTTTGTTCTGGTTGGGCCAAGTGTTCTCCTTCTGCTAAAGAGCACATGGAAGTTCATTTTCAAGAGTGCAACCATGCCCTCGAAAAAAACTCTCTTATGG GTTCTGTGTGTTGAGTTCCTGGTAGCACTGGGAGCTGCAGTTCTAACAATAGTAGCCATGCCACACTTTGACATTGTCACCAATGTGATGATCCTAAACAGCGTGAGCATCCTGTCCGCTGTGTTCCAGGTGGTCGCTAAGTGCCTTGCCAAAGAGAAAAAGTGGCTTATAATGCTGTCCGTATGCTCCATTTTCTTAACCGTCACAGGTTATGTGTTCTTTGCAATCAGTTATTTGGTTTTCGAAAGTTCCTTAGAGATAAATATATCAATTGGCCTTGCCATCATTGCGACCAtctgtgtttctgtgaattggtGGGAGAACTACAGCACACTCTTTGCTGTATCATTTCTAGAGGACATTTCCAGAGACATCGCTCAGTCCCGTAACGTGGTCTGCATCATCTCCAGTTTGATGAGAATCCTGGTTACGTCAGCTGTGGTTGGAGCCTATGTTCCTCTGTCAGGTCGAGAATGGAAATCGGTCAAACTCGTCTTCGAAACAGTCATCGTTTCATTGGTGGTGATCCAGATTGCATCCTCTGCCTTGTGCCGCTGGTTTGTGGTTGTGGCTTGTAAGATGCATGCCCTGCGCTGCAGCTTCGTTCTTCCCATGTACCTGGCCTCGATCACAGTTTTGGCAGTGTTTTTGATTCCAACATCAGTCAGGCTCCCAGACTCAAATCAAACTTCTACCTGTTTTGAGAACTTTCAGCCAAAATCCAGTGACTCATGGTTGCATTTGATGTTGACTGATGCCATAAGAACTCTGAACACCAGAGACATTGTGGTACACAAGAAGACAGGAGGACTGGTCTGTTTGGGCTGCTCTGCTCTGAGCTGGTGGCTGGGACTCATGCTCAGTACAGTTTACATCTGGTACCTGAAGatccatcgaatagaaagaacCCAAGATCTGTTTGTGCGACCCATGTTTGAAGGAACGTTTCTGGAGCAGTCCATGTTGCTAAACACCCGTTTTGAAATCAGAAAGAGAATCAAGGAGAAAAAGTG TGCAAAAGAAACCATCAAAGTGTTTCTGTGTGCAACGATGTGGCACGAGACCTACGATGAAATGATGAAGATAATCATCTCTATGTTCAG GCTCGATAAATACAGGCCCAAGACTGACAAACATAGTGACGTCAAGTTTGAATTCCATATTTTTTTTGATGATGCTTTCAAggatgttgataatgaaaggcATGCAAATGAATATGCTGAAATTCTTGTTGATGTAATTAAAGAAGTTTACAC CATTTTCAGTGAAGAGGATCCATGTATATTCAAGCAGAAGGCAGCACTACCACACCAGAAGATCATAAACACCCCGTACGGGGGTCGACTGGAATACACCCTCCCTAAAGGCAATTTGATGATGGTTCACCTCAAAGACAAGACACTTATCCGTCACAAAAAAAGATGGTCACAG ATAATGTACTTGTATTACATACTTGGATGGAGACTTAACAGACAGTACTTCAAAGAATTTGAGGCAGGTAAAAAACTGGATTCCCTTTGGGAGAGACTGAAG AAAGACAGGGAGAACACATACATCTTGGCCCTGGATGGAGATACTGATTTCCAGCCGTCAGCAGTCATGCTGTTAATCGACAGACTTAAACTGTACCCAGACGTTGGGGCTGCCTGTGGCAGGATTCATCCAACAGGCACAG GGCCCATGGTGTGGTATCAGAAGTTTGAATATGCGGTAGGCCACTGGCTCCAAAAGACTGCAGAGCATGTGTTCGGCTGTGTACTGTGCAGCCCTGGATGTTTCAGTCTTTTCAGAGGAGCTGCACTCATGGACGACAACGTCATGAAGAGATACACAACCAAAGCCAGTGAAGCCAGTCACTACATCCAGTATGATCAAG GTGAGGACCGCTGGTTGTGCACTCTGCTGCTGCAGCAGGGCTGGAGGGTGGAGTATAATGCAGCATCTGATGCCTACACCAACGCTCCACAGGATTTTAAAGAGTTCTACAACCAGCGCAGACGCTGGGGACCCTCTACCATGGCCAACACCATCGACCTCTTGGGCTCAGGAGGACTGACCTCTCAGAGGAACAGCTCTATCTCAAAACCTTACATCTTGTACCAGATTATCAGCATGGCAGCTTCCATCCTGGGCCCTGCCACTATCTGTCTCATGATATCAG GTGATTTAGTGAAGCAAAAGACTTTTTTGACCCCCAGTGGTCTGTTCCTCATCGGCATGGTGGTTTTTTACATAATCACGGCAGCTTTACACCCTCAGGAGTTCTCACTGGTCATCTATGGATTGTTATACTTCCTCTGCATTCCCAGTGGGTATCTACTCCTAGTTATTTACTCCATAGTCAACATGAACAATGTCACGTGGGGCACTCGTGAAACCGGCAGCCAGACTAAAACTACTGCAGTCGACACCATCAAGAAGAAGGTCATGAACGCCACATGCTGCAAATGTCCATGCTTGGAATCTGAAGATCTGAGTGAGAAGACATTACCAGCAGAAGAAATAACACAAAG GGAATGTGAGTTCCAGCTTAGTCCTCATCAAA CTTGGATTGAACAACTGCAGATGAAATCTTACGAATTTCCCTTGGATGAATCTGAACTCGCTTCA GATGAAGTTGACTTCTGGGAAGAACTGCAGAAGAAATATCTGGAACCttttaaagagaataaagaaCAACAGGAAAAAATTGCTGATGATCTGAGAGAACTTCGAAATAAG GTTACATTTGCCTTTTTCTTCTGCAATGCACTATGGCTGGTGGCAACTTTCTCCCTTCAGGCGATTGGTGACTCAGTCTCCTTAAAGATCCCAAAAATCTATCTCAATGGAACTTATGACCCAACAGAAGTGTTTTCCCTAGATCCAATTGCACTGATGTTTCTACTGAGCTTTGCATCATTACTGTTAATGCAGTTTGTTGCAATGCTTTACCACAG AATCTACACGTTAATCCATTTTGTGGCATATGCGGACACAGAAATTAAATCTGATAGAAAGCAGTCACATCTGTCACATCAG ATCCTGGACTCAAACCACCAGCCTGAGACGCATGGGCCAGACTCAGCTTTATGTTTTCAGAACCCTTCTTCAGAG TGGCAACAGCAAACTCTGACTCTGCATCTCTCTCCGCCGCGACATGTCCTCGTCGAACACCATGGCCCGCACCTCCCCTCTGCCTGTCATCAGCTTCACCGAAACCGCACGACGAGGGTGCTTTCCCACGGTAAATGCAAAGTAGTACGCACCGGGGAAGTGGCAGGTAAAATGTCCGGATGTTTTGTTAAAATGGCCACCAATGTTCACATACTCTACGTCAAACGTGAGAGCTTCTCTTTCACGACGCCCTCTGCTTTCTCCCAGCGCTGA
- the LOC131524902 gene encoding chitin synthase chs-1-like isoform X7 — translation MEQQQRHKLRQSWDVCREVPIIQDELKPRKRVQCLKLFSCAIVGVIVFALVLLSKTSFLLLITFGNNQTEIICSEQKPATLLGIGFVLVGPSVLLLLKSTWKFIFKSATMPSKKTLLWVLCVEFLVALGAAVLTIVAMPHFDIVTNVMILNSVSILSAVFQVVAKCLAKEKKWLIMLSVCSIFLTVTGYVFFAISYLVFESSLEINISIGLAIIATICVSVNWWENYSTLFAVSFLEDISRDIAQSRNVVCIISSLMRILVTSAVVGAYVPLSGREWKSVKLVFETVIVSLVVIQIASSALCRWFVVVACKMHALRCSFVLPMYLASITVLAVFLIPTSVRLPDSNQTSTCFENFQPKSSDSWLHLMLTDAIRTLNTRDIVVHKKTGGLVCLGCSALSWWLGLMLSTVYIWYLKIHRIERTQDLFVRPMFEGTFLEQSMLLNTRFEIRKRIKEKKCAKETIKVFLCATMWHETYDEMMKIIISMFRLDKYRPKTDKHSDVKFEFHIFFDDAFKDVDNERHANEYAEILVDVIKEVYTIFSEEDPCIFKQKAALPHQKIINTPYGGRLEYTLPKGNLMMVHLKDKTLIRHKKRWSQIMYLYYILGWRLNRQYFKEFEAGKKLDSLWERLKKDRENTYILALDGDTDFQPSAVMLLIDRLKLYPDVGAACGRIHPTGTGPMVWYQKFEYAVGHWLQKTAEHVFGCVLCSPGCFSLFRGAALMDDNVMKRYTTKASEASHYIQYDQGEDRWLCTLLLQQGWRVEYNAASDAYTNAPQDFKEFYNQRRRWGPSTMANTIDLLGSGGLTSQRNSSISKPYILYQIISMAASILGPATICLMISGSFVFILNMDKNIALALAIVPPTVYLILCFKLKSDTQIKIAAIMSVLYAFLMAGTILSIIGDLVKQKTFLTPSGLFLIGMVVFYIITAALHPQEFSLVIYGLLYFLCIPSGYLLLVIYSIVNMNNVTWGTRETGSQTKTTAVDTIKKKVMNATCCKCPCLESEDLSEKTLPAEEITQRECEFQLSPHQTWIEQLQMKSYEFPLDESELASDEVDFWEELQKKYLEPFKENKEQQEKIADDLRELRNKVTFAFFFCNALWLVATFSLQAIGDSVSLKIPKIYLNGTYDPTEVFSLDPIALMFLLSFASLLLMQFVAMLYHRIYTLIHFVAYADTEIKSDRKQSHLSHQILDSNHQPETHGPDSALCFQNPSSELHRNRTTRVLSHGIYRGRTTWKMEAWRR, via the exons ACATCATTTCTGCTTTTGATAACATTTGGGAACAATCAAACTGAGATTATATGTTCAGAACAAAAACCGGCCACCTTACTTGGGATTGGCTTTGTTCTGGTTGGGCCAAGTGTTCTCCTTCTGCTAAAGAGCACATGGAAGTTCATTTTCAAGAGTGCAACCATGCCCTCGAAAAAAACTCTCTTATGG GTTCTGTGTGTTGAGTTCCTGGTAGCACTGGGAGCTGCAGTTCTAACAATAGTAGCCATGCCACACTTTGACATTGTCACCAATGTGATGATCCTAAACAGCGTGAGCATCCTGTCCGCTGTGTTCCAGGTGGTCGCTAAGTGCCTTGCCAAAGAGAAAAAGTGGCTTATAATGCTGTCCGTATGCTCCATTTTCTTAACCGTCACAGGTTATGTGTTCTTTGCAATCAGTTATTTGGTTTTCGAAAGTTCCTTAGAGATAAATATATCAATTGGCCTTGCCATCATTGCGACCAtctgtgtttctgtgaattggtGGGAGAACTACAGCACACTCTTTGCTGTATCATTTCTAGAGGACATTTCCAGAGACATCGCTCAGTCCCGTAACGTGGTCTGCATCATCTCCAGTTTGATGAGAATCCTGGTTACGTCAGCTGTGGTTGGAGCCTATGTTCCTCTGTCAGGTCGAGAATGGAAATCGGTCAAACTCGTCTTCGAAACAGTCATCGTTTCATTGGTGGTGATCCAGATTGCATCCTCTGCCTTGTGCCGCTGGTTTGTGGTTGTGGCTTGTAAGATGCATGCCCTGCGCTGCAGCTTCGTTCTTCCCATGTACCTGGCCTCGATCACAGTTTTGGCAGTGTTTTTGATTCCAACATCAGTCAGGCTCCCAGACTCAAATCAAACTTCTACCTGTTTTGAGAACTTTCAGCCAAAATCCAGTGACTCATGGTTGCATTTGATGTTGACTGATGCCATAAGAACTCTGAACACCAGAGACATTGTGGTACACAAGAAGACAGGAGGACTGGTCTGTTTGGGCTGCTCTGCTCTGAGCTGGTGGCTGGGACTCATGCTCAGTACAGTTTACATCTGGTACCTGAAGatccatcgaatagaaagaacCCAAGATCTGTTTGTGCGACCCATGTTTGAAGGAACGTTTCTGGAGCAGTCCATGTTGCTAAACACCCGTTTTGAAATCAGAAAGAGAATCAAGGAGAAAAAGTG TGCAAAAGAAACCATCAAAGTGTTTCTGTGTGCAACGATGTGGCACGAGACCTACGATGAAATGATGAAGATAATCATCTCTATGTTCAG GCTCGATAAATACAGGCCCAAGACTGACAAACATAGTGACGTCAAGTTTGAATTCCATATTTTTTTTGATGATGCTTTCAAggatgttgataatgaaaggcATGCAAATGAATATGCTGAAATTCTTGTTGATGTAATTAAAGAAGTTTACAC CATTTTCAGTGAAGAGGATCCATGTATATTCAAGCAGAAGGCAGCACTACCACACCAGAAGATCATAAACACCCCGTACGGGGGTCGACTGGAATACACCCTCCCTAAAGGCAATTTGATGATGGTTCACCTCAAAGACAAGACACTTATCCGTCACAAAAAAAGATGGTCACAG ATAATGTACTTGTATTACATACTTGGATGGAGACTTAACAGACAGTACTTCAAAGAATTTGAGGCAGGTAAAAAACTGGATTCCCTTTGGGAGAGACTGAAG AAAGACAGGGAGAACACATACATCTTGGCCCTGGATGGAGATACTGATTTCCAGCCGTCAGCAGTCATGCTGTTAATCGACAGACTTAAACTGTACCCAGACGTTGGGGCTGCCTGTGGCAGGATTCATCCAACAGGCACAG GGCCCATGGTGTGGTATCAGAAGTTTGAATATGCGGTAGGCCACTGGCTCCAAAAGACTGCAGAGCATGTGTTCGGCTGTGTACTGTGCAGCCCTGGATGTTTCAGTCTTTTCAGAGGAGCTGCACTCATGGACGACAACGTCATGAAGAGATACACAACCAAAGCCAGTGAAGCCAGTCACTACATCCAGTATGATCAAG GTGAGGACCGCTGGTTGTGCACTCTGCTGCTGCAGCAGGGCTGGAGGGTGGAGTATAATGCAGCATCTGATGCCTACACCAACGCTCCACAGGATTTTAAAGAGTTCTACAACCAGCGCAGACGCTGGGGACCCTCTACCATGGCCAACACCATCGACCTCTTGGGCTCAGGAGGACTGACCTCTCAGAGGAACAGCTCTATCTCAAAACCTTACATCTTGTACCAGATTATCAGCATGGCAGCTTCCATCCTGGGCCCTGCCACTATCTGTCTCATGATATCAG GAAGCTTTGTGTTCATCTTGAATATGGATAAAAATATAGCCCTAGCTTTGGCCATAGTGCCCCCTACTGTCTACCTCATCCTGTGCTTCAAACTGAAATCTGACACGCAGATTAAAATTGCAGCAATCATGAGTGTACTCTATGCATTTCTCATGGCAGGAACAATTCTCTCAATCATag GTGATTTAGTGAAGCAAAAGACTTTTTTGACCCCCAGTGGTCTGTTCCTCATCGGCATGGTGGTTTTTTACATAATCACGGCAGCTTTACACCCTCAGGAGTTCTCACTGGTCATCTATGGATTGTTATACTTCCTCTGCATTCCCAGTGGGTATCTACTCCTAGTTATTTACTCCATAGTCAACATGAACAATGTCACGTGGGGCACTCGTGAAACCGGCAGCCAGACTAAAACTACTGCAGTCGACACCATCAAGAAGAAGGTCATGAACGCCACATGCTGCAAATGTCCATGCTTGGAATCTGAAGATCTGAGTGAGAAGACATTACCAGCAGAAGAAATAACACAAAG GGAATGTGAGTTCCAGCTTAGTCCTCATCAAA CTTGGATTGAACAACTGCAGATGAAATCTTACGAATTTCCCTTGGATGAATCTGAACTCGCTTCA GATGAAGTTGACTTCTGGGAAGAACTGCAGAAGAAATATCTGGAACCttttaaagagaataaagaaCAACAGGAAAAAATTGCTGATGATCTGAGAGAACTTCGAAATAAG GTTACATTTGCCTTTTTCTTCTGCAATGCACTATGGCTGGTGGCAACTTTCTCCCTTCAGGCGATTGGTGACTCAGTCTCCTTAAAGATCCCAAAAATCTATCTCAATGGAACTTATGACCCAACAGAAGTGTTTTCCCTAGATCCAATTGCACTGATGTTTCTACTGAGCTTTGCATCATTACTGTTAATGCAGTTTGTTGCAATGCTTTACCACAG AATCTACACGTTAATCCATTTTGTGGCATATGCGGACACAGAAATTAAATCTGATAGAAAGCAGTCACATCTGTCACATCAG ATCCTGGACTCAAACCACCAGCCTGAGACGCATGGGCCAGACTCAGCTTTATGTTTTCAGAACCCTTCTTCAGAG CTTCACCGAAACCGCACGACGAGGGTGCTTTCCCACG GTATCTACAGGGGGAGGACAACCTGGAAGATGGAGGCCTGGAGGAGATAG